From one Odontesthes bonariensis isolate fOdoBon6 chromosome 14, fOdoBon6.hap1, whole genome shotgun sequence genomic stretch:
- the mfn1a gene encoding mitofusin-1 — translation MQSCATKLSTIRDVLLRRHMKVAFFGRTSNGKSTVINAMLRDRVLPSGIGHTTNCFLSVEGTDRDEAYLTTEASNERRSVSTVNQLAHALHMDPTLDSGSLVQVFWPKSRCALLRDDLVLMDSPGTDVTLELDSWIDKFCLDADVFVLVGNAESTLMNTEKLFFHKVSERISKPNIFILHNRWDASVMEPDYIEEVRKQHLDRCVSFLAEELRVVRLDEAAGRIFFISAKEVLSSRMQRAQGMPETGGALAEGFHERLREFQMFERTFEEFISQSAVRTKFEQHTVRAWQITEAIKAVMDAINIASADRKICCLEEREEQRDRLDFVRGQINRLTDSVKGRIRTLTDDVAAKVASALSDQMRSLPVMVEEFRADFNPTPETLQLYKTKLLQHVEERLVGCLAHRCSIGVLRDLRDTQRHMIDSVRPLLSASVQETLSAPSSTFELTYDLGLIALCADFRENIDFQFSLGWTALVTRFIGAANAKRALGGPGRGLQEGSTFKDEMVVSIATGLVSVTSRASMAVLVIGGVVYRSVGWRIIALSLSLYGLLYLYEKLTWTDASRERALKQQFIQHAARCLSAVIPFTSSSCSQQVSKELVSTFSRLTQRVDLSEAELEGSIRQLSLRIQRLENIQRRSKAFRNRATELETQLEAFSAQYLQGN, via the exons ATGCAGAGCTGTGCCACCAAACTGTCCACTATCAGAGACGTTCTGCTCAGGAGACACATGAAGGTGGCCTTCTTTGGCAG GACCAGTAATGGGAAGAGCACCGTGATCAACGCCATGCTGAGGGACCGCGTGCTGCCCAGCGGTATCGGCCACACCACCAACTGCTTCCTGAGCGTGGAAGGGACGGACAGAGACGAGGCCTACCTGACCACCGAGGCGTCCAACGAGAGGCGGAGCGTCAGT ACGGTGAACCAGCTGGCTCATGCGCTCCACATGGACCCCACGCTGGACTCCGGCAGCCTGGTCCAAGTGTTCTGGCCGAAGAGTCGCTGCGCGCTGCTGAGGGACGACCTGGTGCTCATGGACAG TCCGGGAACGGACGTCACTCTGGAGTTGGACAGCTGGATCGATAAGTTCTGTTTGGATGCAGATGTGTTTGTTCTGGTGGGAAACGCAGAGTCGACGCTGATGAACACG GAGAAACTTTTCTTCCACAAAGTCAGTGAGAGAATCTCCAAACCGAACATCTTCATCCTGCATAACCGCTGGGACGCCTCGGTGATGGAGCCGGACTACATCGAGGAG GTGAGGAAGCAGCACCTGGACCGCTGCGTCAGCTTCTTGGCCGAGGAGCTGCGGGTGGTCCGCCTGGACGAGGCTGCAGGGAGGATCTTCTTCATCTCGGCCAAAGAGGTCCTGAGCTCCAGGATGCAGCGAGCTCAGGGCATgcctgagacag gtggCGCTCTGGCTGAAGGTTTCCATGAGAGGCTGAGGgagttccagatgtttgagAGGACGTTCGAG GAGTTCATCTCTCAGTCTGCGGTCCGGACCAAGTTCGAGCAGCACACGGTGAGAGCGTGGCAGATCACGGAGGCCATCAAAGCCGTCATGGACGCCATTAACATCGCCTCTGCTGACAGGAA GATCTGTTGCCTGGAGGAGCGTGAGGAGCAGCGGGACCGGCTGGACTTTGTTCGAGGGCAGATAAACCGTCTGACCGACAGCGTCAAAGGGAGGATAAGGACTCTGACTGATGATGTCGCTGCCAAG GTGGCTTCAGCGTTATCGGATCAGATGCGCTCTCTTCCTGTTATGGTGGAGGAGTTCAGAGCCGACTTCAACCCGACACCAGAAACTCTGCAGCTCTACAAAACC AAGCTGCTGCAACATGTGGAGGAGAGGTTGGTCGGCTGTTTGGCTCATCGTTGCTCCATCGGCGTCCTCAGAGACCTCAGAGACACCCAGAGACACATGATCG ACAGCGtccgtcctctgctgtctgcgTCCGTCCAGGAGACGCTCTCCGCTCCCTCCTCCACCTTCGAGCTGACCTACGACCTCGGCCTCATCGCCCTCTGCGCGGACTTCAGGGAGAACATCGACTTCCAGTTTTCTCTGGGTTGGACCGCCCTCGTCACCCGCTTTATCGGAGCCGCCAACGCCAAGCGTGCGCTGGGAGGTCCCGGGCGAGGACTACAG GAAGGATCCACCTTTAAGGACGAGATGGTGGTTTCCATAGCAACTGGCCTGGTCTCCGTCACCTCCCGGGCGTCCATGGCGGTGCTGGTGATTGGTGGAGTG GTGTATCGTTCGGTGGGTTGGCGTATCATCGCGCTCTCCCTCTCCTTGTACGGTCTCCTCTACCTGTATGAGAAACTCACCTGGACGGATGCCAGCAGGGAGCGTGCTCTGAAGCAGCAGTTCATACAGCATGCCGCTCGCTGCCTGAGCGCTGTTATTCCTTTCACCAGCTCCTCCTGCAGCCAGCAGGTGTCCAa AGAGCTGGTGTCAACGTTCAGCCGGCTGACTCAGAGAGTTGACCTGAGCGAGGCAGAGCTGGAGGGAAGCATCCGACAACTGAGCCTCAGGATCCAGAGGCTGGAGAATATCCAGAGAAGGTCCAAGGCCTTCAG GAACAGAGCGACGGAACTGGAGACTCAGCTGGAGGCCTTTTCTGCTCAGTACCTGCAGGGAaactga
- the pex5lb gene encoding PEX5-related protein isoform X2 translates to MYQVQLVGEQQESRPLLSPSIDDFLSESRSDAASTRPLTSNTAVLSTALDLVDLSDPGESSSSNKDRRRSPLRRKGSSKSPRRRVRAEETELIRMEVEHRPASPRTPERISLDSVSLSSPRDKCDNPNLDVEDGGRRRRYEKRCTSQHSSSELLWSAEFKTDPLTKNNFDIHSFDDLDFTSSTQDGGASRQRRRTRSLLLKNESQEDEFVRAKAAVESDTEFWDKMQAEWEELARRNWLEEESEGPAPPTASPAEKGYYFNTNNPYREWSNAFAEGQEKAREGDLNSAVLLLEAAIFQDPQDAEAWQLLGTTQADNENEQAAIVSLQRCLELRPNNLPALMALAVSFTNGGMEQEACDALRRWIRHNPRYRHLVRVSRSPLQGSPGTPRRGRCSSTPARTELQDVLLLFQDAALLNADAVDPDLQTGLGVLFNLSSDFNKAVEAFSAALSARPQDYLLWNRLGATLANGNRSEEAVEAYTRALELQPGFIRSRYNLGISCINLGAHREAVSNFLVALNQQRRSQRCSHQQMSANIWAALRIAVSMMDRPELFQAANVGDLDLLTRAFEAGDV, encoded by the exons TTCTGTCCACAGCTCTGGATCTGGTGGACCTCAGCGACCCGGgtgagagcagcagcagcaacaaggaCCGAAGGAGAAGCCCTCTGAGGAGGAAGGGAAGCTCCAAGAGTCCACGCCGGCGAGTCCGAGCCGAGGAGACGGAGCTGATCCGGATGGAGGTGGAACACCGACCTGCCAGCCCCAGAACACCTGAGAGGATCTCCCTGGACTCAG TCAGTCTGTCGTCTCCGCGGGACAAATGTGACAACCCGAACTTGGACGTGGAGGACGGGGGACGCAGGAGGAGATACGAGAAGAGATGCACCTCCCAGCACTCCTCCAGCGAGCTGCTGTG GTCTGCAGAGTTTAAAACGGATCCGCTGACAAAGAACAACTTCGACATCCACAGCTTTGATGATCTCGACTTCACATCTTCGACCCAG gaCGGCGGAGCGTCCCGACAGCGCCGACGGACGCGCTCGCTGCTGCTCAAAAACGAGTCTCAGGAGGACGAGTTCGTGCGAGCCAAGGCAGCAGTGGAG TCCGACACAGAGTTCTGGGACAAGATGCAGGCGGAGTGGGAGGAGCTTGCTCGCAGGAACTGGCTGGAGGAGGAGTCAGAGGGGCCGGCCCCGCCCACCGCCTCACCTGCAGAGAAG GGTTACTACTTCAACACCAACAACCCGTACAGAGAGTGGTCCAACGCCTTCGCCGAGGGCCAGGAGAAAGCTCGAGAGGGGGACCTGAACAGCGCCGTTCTGCTGCTGGAGGCCGCCATCTTCCAGGACCCGCAGGACGCCGAG GCCTGGCAGCTGCTGGGGACGACTCAGGCCGACAACGAGAACGAGCAAGCCGCCATCGTGTCGCTGCAGAG GTGTCTGGAGCTCCGCCCCAACAACCTGCCCGCCCTGATGGCGCTCGCCGTCAGCTTCACCAACGGCGGCATGGAGCAGGAGGCCTGCGACGCGCTGCGCCGCTGGATCCGGCACAACCCCCGATACCGGCACCTGGTGCGGGTCAGCAGGAGCCCGCTGCAGGGCTCCCCGGGCACGCCGCGCAGgggccgctgctcctccacgcCAGCcag GACGGAGCTGCAGGACGTCCTGCTGCTCTTCCAGGACGCGGCGCTGCTGAACGCCGACGCCGTGGACCCGGACCTGCAGACCGGGCTGGGCGTCCTCTTCAACCTGAGCTCCGACTTCAACAAGGCGGTGGAGGCCTTCAGCGCGGCGCTGTCCGCCAGGCCGCAG GACTAcctgctgtggaaccggctggGAGCGACGCTGGCCAACGGGAACCGCAGCGAGGAGGCGGTGGAGGCGTACACCCGGGCCCTGGAGCTGCAGCCGGGATTCATCCGGTCCAGATACAACCTGGGAATCAGCTGCATCAACCTGGGAGCTCACAG GGAGGCGGTGAGCAACTTCCTCGTGGCGTTGAACCAACAGAGGCGGAGTCAGCGCTGCAGCCACCAGCAGATGTCGGCCAACATCTGGGCCGCCCTGCGGATCGCCGTCTCCATGATGGACCGGCCCGAGCTGTTCCAGGCCGCCAACGTGGGGGATCTGGACCTGCTGACGAGGGCCTTCGAGGCGGGTGACGTGTGA